In a genomic window of Leptospira brenneri:
- a CDS encoding tetratricopeptide repeat protein has product MVHRNSLIFLLTFTALLVVNCGRKERSLFEDGKKWEMAGEKTKALYYYELSLRENPDYDPVLKRMGLLLAESNESIATAIFYLEKYHKQKKDDTEVQRELFRLYLTTGYEKEALEILEEIRFQGKKETLEFFETTYLCLTRGFKQKDYLLTLEKSPLSGDPYYAPWVRACETK; this is encoded by the coding sequence GTGGTTCATAGAAACTCCCTTATTTTTTTACTCACGTTTACTGCCTTGTTAGTCGTTAATTGCGGCCGAAAGGAAAGATCCCTTTTTGAAGATGGAAAAAAATGGGAAATGGCGGGAGAAAAAACAAAAGCTCTTTATTATTACGAACTTTCTCTCCGTGAAAACCCTGACTACGATCCTGTTCTCAAACGAATGGGACTCCTCCTCGCCGAAAGTAACGAATCCATTGCCACCGCCATTTTTTATTTGGAAAAATATCACAAACAAAAAAAAGACGACACAGAAGTACAACGTGAACTCTTCCGCCTCTATCTTACCACAGGGTACGAAAAAGAAGCATTGGAAATTTTAGAAGAAATTCGGTTCCAGGGAAAAAAAGAAACTTTGGAATTTTTCGAAACTACGTACCTTTGCCTTACCAGAGGGTTCAAACAAAAGGATTACCTACTGACCTTAGAAAAAAGCCCTCTTTCAGGGGATCCCTACTATGCTCCATGGGTTCGGGCTTGCGAAACAAAATAG